GAACCAGGAAGATCCTACTGTAGAACCCCTTGTCCAACATCTTCAGTAATTCTTCTTCTGAGAGCTAAGAGCTTCGGATAATCTTGAGCATAAGTCAGGTTGAGGAAGGGACAATccgagagggggaagagggaagtcgaaaggtagtagataccccacccaaaggacatctactatccactTCTCTGCTCCAAGGTATTACCATTTGGCCTAATGGCCTGGTAGGCCGTCCCCCGCCTGTGGCGCCCTCTCTATCGACAACCCACTCTACCTCTTTCCTTAGCTCCCCTTCCTGGCCTGGAGGAACAGGACTGAAAGGGACATTGCTGCTGCTTTGACTTTAGATGGATCTGTAGGCTGAGAGGCCTAACAGATGCCGACTGCCTGGCATATTTCTTTGGCGAGAGGGTTCAGCCAGTTGGGTGAGTGGCTTGGATTCCCCCTCCTCAAAATGCACATCTCAACTACCTTACTGTACTGAGCTTCAATGGCTGAATCAGCTTTTGCCCGAAGATACTGTTACATGAAAAGTAATATCTGTATACCTCACTGGAACAACTGTTACATGCAAATGAATATCTGTATGCTTCACTGGAACACCAAAGATTTGTACATGCATATAAAGACAAGTATATATagtcattttgaaaaataaaaagtttctatTTAAGCAATATTTAGAGATTAATAAGAAGATaagtacaaataataatgaaatttatacAAGACACAGTTTTAGTTTTGTACTTACCAAAGGTAAAAAGAGTTAAGAACATAGAGACCATAAGAGCAAGGATTTTACCACGCCCATTATTTGGTCGAAGCTTTGAGCACACAGCTATAGAGTCTTTCATATTTTGAGTATCAAACAAATCTCCTAACATGTTATTGGGTCGCTGGgtaaattccacattttcaagaTTCAGTTTTGAGAAGGGCCCACGAGTGTCTTCAATTCTTATTAGCGAATACATAATggtcaagaaaaagagagatgCACTTATTCCATATATTCCAAAATATCCCAGCTCATAATATATAATGTCACTGAGCCAAATTCCAAGTGGGAACCCAAGCACAAAAGAAAAGTCCATCAGTGCTATGCGTGTTGTCCTTGATCTTGGCTTTGTAATATCAGTGATGTATGCAAATGCAGCCATTATCATTGTCATACCTCCTCCGGTAAACACTTGTGGAATTGTAGAAAACAGAATGAATATTGCCGGTAAATCCATCCAGTATGCATTTGCCTGAGGGATAAAacatcattattttataataaacatCATCTCTGACAAGCCAGGCTtaagttacatttctttttataggTTAATGGACCTTACACCAAAACAAATGAATTCACAataaaaatattctataataatattttccttcacCCAATTAAATACTACACTTTTAATTATACACTAAGCATGATCCTTATCATGGCGCAtgtagaaaaatatttcaaattgctGTACAGATTGGTAATAGAATAAAAAGGTGTGAACAGAAATTTATGTTTCTATTCTCTTACAATACAGAGATCTAAATTTCACTTACATTGAGCAGTCTTTTGTAAATTATTCAGATATTATGCATGAGCTTAGTATCCTTGTGATATGACCATTTTGCACAACtatgtacttattattattcaaagcccAACTGCCCGAAGAGAATTACTTAAAATTAATATCCATATACTGTGAGACAACTGAATGTTAGTTTTAATTTGTTCCTATGAACACATTTACAACAGAGTACACTTGTTATTCCCAGGTACTATACAGcatgaataaaattttattattttactgaaaaatattttcaagaattaATGGCACTGGTAATGATGAAGTACTCTCATCAGAGAGTTTACAATGGCAGCATATATTTAGAGAATGACTTCGCCCCTGAAGACTGGTGATAAAAACTTTTAAACAGCTGATTCATGACATAAGGAGAGCATGACATCTGTGAAGTTTTACAACTTCTTTAACCATAGCTATTTCAAGGTCATAAAGATAAACCCTGCAAATAAGCAGGGATTAACATAAACTCtgcaaataaattatataaataaaaaatgaactcaCCAAAAGTATCAAAGTTGAAAAGAAACTTCCACACAAGGGGAGAGTTAGTGGGATTTTCCGTCCATACTTGTCACTCCAAGCTCCAATGAACAACACAAAGAAAACATTGGGCACAACTGTTATTAAAtctttatacatatttatgagaGTCACTTGTTGCTGTACTTCTGCTTGAATATCTTGATATGCAGTTAGATTGGCACAAATATCACTAGTGTAGTTGCGCTCATTACAAACCTGAAAAATGGAATAAAGATCTTAGATtagtgataaaaaaagaatattaatatcTGAAAAAGCCAGAATATCTTACAATATAAAGAACTAGAAAAACTTATTAAAATAAGTGAAATGAAAAAGCACTCAAGTTTCCAGCTGGCCACTGGAGCTTTCCCAAATGATTTCCAAATAAGCTATAACATAAATGTACTTACACTGCCATAGAGTGGGATTAGTGTTTtctataacataaaaaaactgaCAGCTTTTACTATTCTTTGAATAAGCCAATGTCCAATGTTTACTATAATATTCCTCATATATTCACCGGCATTATCACTTGCCAATAATCTTTGCTGCTTTTTCAACACTAGATCAGTTATATAAGTGGAATTTTCAAGGTGCACTAATATAGGACAGAAAAAGATCAACTGAAGAAACACTCTACAATCCTTTGTATCTTGCACACCTATAGGAGGAGGAACAACTTAGAGCGGAGGACTTGGTTCTGCCTGCTGAAGGTGTTAGTGATTATGCACTGTTTTCCTTGGACAACCTTGGGGATTAGCATCACATTTTTCTCATCTTCCCAAGTAAAAAATTTAACTGGAGATGATACATAAACAGCAACTTGGTGGCTTCTTTTTCCTCAAGTAAGCCACCATAGTGAAGTTATTCAACATCATGCTGAACAGGccaggaacttgcatgactgtttAATTTGACATGGGAGTGCCCCATCTCTCTTTTAAGGCATCAATAAATAACAACACGTTTTCTAGATTCTATCGCTGAGGTTTGGTAAATCTTCTTAGGAGACTTGGACTGGGAGATCAAAGCAGTAGATATATTGATATACCCTAAATAAACAGCCGTTTTGGATGGagcgcgtaaagccgttggtcccgttgctgaataaccactggttccatgcaacataaaaacaccacataaacaaacaataaactggATTAGTTCCTCCTGATGACTAAGCTCAGATACTGGCACAGATTGGAAAGGTATCAAAGATGTCTGTGAAGATCCAAAGTTGAGGTTGCCATCACCAGCTAGTCCAAGGTGTACCTAAATAAGCTGATGCCTAACCTGTGAACCCACACAGCAACTAGTGCCAGAAAACGGGTGACCAGCTGAAGCTTTGATCTGGAAGAAATTTGTCTTTTGAAAGAACAAAAGAATTTACTTAACAGTATCTGTTTCATGGGTCAAGAATGGTGGATCTCTGCCCCCTCCCACCTCCCAAGAACTTAGGGACTGCCAACAGCCTGTTGCAAAAGTCCCCAAACTTACCTCAATCCTTCTATGGCACTTTTCTCCATCATCAATCTCATAGCCTGAAATACAGACTTGGGAAGCCCTTTGTTAAACCCTGGATGATTATACGTACCATTTACCTGTTTGGGCTCATCAGATGGGGGTTTAAGAAATTCTTAACCTCCAGGAACACAAAGATTAACATAACAATACTAATTTAACTAAATATTTGTTGCTAAGGTAATCCTCACCTACTGGGCATCAAGGCTCAGGTAAAATAGGTTTGTTGTGGGATGACTATTTCTACTTCCTCATTCCAAAATGAGTGTTATGTACCTTGAATTTACTTCCAGGTGcattttaaaactatttaatCCCTTACCACCTCTGCTAAGAAAATACGTATACTAGTACTTACACTATCATTACAAATTTCTATGCAATGTAAAGTAAATAACTGTAAATGTTTTACCTTTTCAAGTAATAAATTAGTGGTGAGTGAAGACTGTAAAGACCAGCTTACGATGTCTAACAGAAGTATTGGTTCCACAGTAATCATCTTTATACACTCCAGCACTCTTCTGCAACATCCTTGCTTTTTGGAATTGCATTCTACCAAAGGTTCACCAGGAAGATAACCTGAACTATTAAGAAGTTCAGAGTCCGAGCGTTCACTCTCATTTTCCTCCATGTCTGTGAACGGAAGAGTCTCACTGGCACTGCTGGTCATCTTGAAGCAACTGAGTTTCCACCTTTTTTCAAGATATTACATCACAACGAGCAATTTACTGAAGATTATGATGGACATCAACCAAGAGAGGCAGTATCTTACTGCCCCATGCTAGTAGGGCTTTTCATTTCTCAATGCACTCATTTGCTAtgttctgtaaaaaagaaaaaaaaataaccaaatgatTATCAGtacgtaattataaaaaaaaattctttcattagCTAGGTTGACTAGTTATATTAAAAACCATTTCAAATCACCAAAGCAATTAAAGCATATGAATGAAATTACTTTGAGGAAATGCATTTTAAACTGTTGTAGTTTACAAAAATATTCTGTTTCTCTGATCTAGCTCCCTTTACATATACTACTGACTGGTAAATTCCAGCTGAAAAAACTGATTTTTTGAAATATCAGTCAGTTTACCATGATAAAGCAATTAATCACTTCCATATGTTTTTATACAGCAAAACCTCATCATCTTGGAATAGGGGGAACCTAACTCTTGGCAGAATAGCTAATGCATCATCCAAAGCTATAacaaatatagaatttatatagcAAACTGCAATTTTTCTAGATATTCAAACCTGAGGTTTTGTTTCATACAGTATAAGGGTATGTTTGATGCAAGCTGGTTTGTTAAAGCTTGATAATGAGAAAATTTGAAGTGTTTGTCTTAGCAAGTGATCGGGAGAACATCCCTTTCACCTGGTTGTACCCTTAATCATGCTTATATATCTACAAAAAAtgcaatttatattaaaaaattactaaagttgaaagtaaaaggaaatttttcctttgtaacaagcctaaaatatttagttttggtGTCTGAAGCTTTTTAACAATGAGCCAGACTTATGTGACAAAGTCCAGTCCTATTTGCAgtatgggagaaaaaaaaagggggggggggtgttggaatCAACCAGGAACTCTCACAACCACTTTCTATCCAAATAAAGCAGCCATATTAGGGGCTAGAGGGCCTCAgaggtgtggttggtatggtgttggcatcccacctcggtggttgcgggttcgattctcagccattccattgaagagtgagatgtgtgtttctggtgatagaagttcactctcgacgtggttcggaagtcacgtaaagctgttggtcccgttgctgaataaccactggttccatgcaacataaaagcaccatacaaacaaacaaacaagcatattAGGGCTATAGGTGAGTTTTTCAAGATCTCAACAATCTCTAAAAAGAACAGGTTGATGAAAATATGTATGGGACACTCAGCCATCTGCTCTCCCTTTCCCATGCTAGTTGAGGCAAAGGGATGACCAGCCATCTCCTTCAAGTCAGTCCCCATTGAGTCCTCCTAAGCCCTGGAGGATGGGCAATCCAGGGATAACTACCTGCTAAAAACCAATAGTAGTAAAGGATATTTATGAGTAAAGGAAAGCTTATTCCCTACCAGTGGTGCCAAAGAAGTCTCCTTTTGCTTCCCTTCCTTTTGGAGTCAAACATCAGTCACTGAGCTGATGTTGATGACTAGCCTATGGGtcacttgtaaatatttttttgcaaCTTGAAAAACTCCAATTTCCCACTATGATTCCTTACATTTTTTGAGAGGAATTAGTTCCttgctggacaagtggttttcacgctcagctgccaatccggtggtccaaagttcgaatcccggctcggccaacgcggaatcagaggaatttatttctggtgatagaaattcatttctcgaataagtgtggttcggatcccacaataagctgtaggtcccgttgctaggtgaccaattggttcctaaccacgtaaaatatctaatccttcggccagccctaggagagctgttaatcagcttagtggtctggtaaaactaagatatacttaactttttgagAGGAATGTTATAAAGTAAAAAACATGAGTGGTTTCCTCCAACAATGATGGTGAATATCTCCAAAACACAAAAGATTAAGTATCATTGGTCACTTTTAAACCTATAACATACAGCCAACAATAATATAATCAGTTGATTTTAGTATATTTCCAGATATTTTTTATCTAACAAAATCATTGCAAATTCCTAGTAAAAACAATTAtagtttcatttgttttgttgtgttttttgtagtttcatttgttttgttgtgttttttatagtttcatttgttttgttgtgttttttatagtttcatttgttttgttgtgttttatataacaaaatattgttggccataatatttttgttttccaacACTCCACCAATGTTATGTGTAGTCACAGGATAGCTGTACATACTTATGGTGACATCATTTGCCAAACTAAAAAACCAGCATTTATTTTGCTTCTACGTGGGTTCAAAGTTTTCTGCTCCAGCCACAGCTTCATGTAAGATGTTTCCTGCTGCATCatcagtaatttttaattttagttttgaatTAATTTGCAAATAAATGTTACAGTGTTTTAATTGTTGTCAGAACTCTCAATTGCCCTGCAAATTCAGGAAAAATCACTATAGTAAATGATGTATGCAGGCTCTGAAAATGATTACTGAGTAGCCTACTTGGTGGATATATTATTGAATGTGAAACTAGCTAGTactatttttcagatttttttttttttttttaacaaggaaaGAACATTACAATTCCATGTGAGGTTTTGAAAAATACAACTACTTATGAAGTGATTGATTGTAAAGATGAAATACGGTTCTCCAGCAGGATTTGTAATTTTGATGAATTTAACTTGCATTTTTGTGATAGCCTAAATATTTGGTTGACCAATTACATACCTCAAAGTCTAACAATAATGGGACTACAGTAGGAAACCTCAGTGTGTAAAAGGCAGAATCTGTTTCTCTCCACAGTCAGCTAGGACCTAATACCCTCAAATAGTATGTTATGACACATCCCTGTATTTCACTCTAAGGTTAACAGCAGGTTGGGAGCTCCAGGCAACTCAAGTCAGGTAGGATCCAGAACCATAGGGTAGGTTAGGTAATGTTAGGCTAGGTTGGAGTGCGATCCTGTTTTGATATGTAGGCAGTTTTCATTCTCCCAAACAAAATCCCACTATGGTTGCCCATTATTGCTAGACTTTTCTGTGTGTAAAAGGTTAGGTTAATTAATGAATACCAGTCATAAAAATTACAACATTAACCAGGTATCATGCACCTAACCTATATTTTGCATTGGGTAGTACTCAATTATGGGATTACAGGTAAACTGTAGTTTACTACCTATATAGCCTATAGGTAGTAGGCAAGACTTTGGTTTTTGCAGCTACTTAGGTAGGTACAATACGCAGTGTAAAATACTAGCCTATAGCTAGGTATACCTAGCTAGGTACCACAGTTACCATACCTAGCTTAAATAATATCTATGCAAACACATGGCTACTCAAAATTAAAAAATGCCTTGGAAACTGTTTAAATACAgtacccaaaataaaaataaatactaatagcTAAGTGGCAGAAACATACCTACCTTCCGTAAGCCTAAGTCAGGTTACGCTTGGTCTGACAAGCCTGGGACAAAGGGTGTACCCTTCAGTTCACGCACCATGACACTTATGAAACAATTCCATTACAAAGGCAGAGTGGAATATCAACTTCATGACTTGCGTTACTGCCGTACATGTTGCTCGTTGCAGAGCAGCTTGAATGATTACATATTTCAAGAAGGATAGTCCCGTTCTTTAGAGTTGCACAATTGCCAATATCCTCTTGACAAACCACTTAAGATGCTACTACCTACTATATTTCACAATGGCTACTCTCTCACAGATATACTATTTGCTTCAATGGATTTTAATGAGGATGGTTTTTATTAAGAAAACATATGAGGGTATGTCGCAAACAAGAAAAACTTTAGTTCTTTTACTGAGgaatattccataaaaaaaatctttgagttTGGAGGTCGTTGTACGATATGGCAACAAAAGACTCgtgcgtttgtttgtttacttagaTCAGCTGTTAATACGCGTGATGTTACAAGAGAGGTTGAACGTTAGTAATCTCTGTATTATTGATAGCATTTCcagttaagtataaaaaaatataattattaaagttCTTGCGTATCTTGCGGAAGTATGATACATCAGCAATAAAGTagaaatttgatttgatttgtggGGCTTTTCAAAGAAGACAAATTAGCGCCAGAGAAGTCAAATTAGCGTGTATATTTAGGAATGTACTGTGCGTTGAGATGCGACATCTTCGTTGTTGCTAGGtgcattttttattgataataagtATTCTGACGACTTAACTCTTTGCTTAGCTCGCGGTCGCAAGCCGAATTAGACTTAGAAAGCATTCTCTTTGCGCCCATTGTAGCAGATTGTTAATGACCCATATTCGCCAATAGATCTGTATTCCTTAGTTATAAAATTACACGGAATAAATAATCATTTCTTTTGGCTTTTACCCACTGCTGTCGAACCGAACCATTCTATATTTCCCTCCGGATACGCTTTCTGCACCATGACTAGCCAAATCTGTTATCTTTCAATTGACGGAGTCGATGACTAACCGTTGTGTGACTGACGACTGTATCCTGTGAAGAGGATTGCAGCTAAGACGGGTCAAGCTCAAGCCTTATCTTTGATCATTGATGTATTTGTCGTCCTTTAAATGGAGAAACGTGACTGTGAATATACGCTGTTCATAACTGTTCGTCGTCACATGTGATTTCACAAGACCTCTGATCCGAACAAGCCGAATTCATAAGTACTTTAATTTATTTGACGAATAGGGTACTAATTACAAATTTTTGCAGGCAATCTACCGATAGATTATATAACTATACAATAGTAAGTTTTAGATATGTAACATTATCATTGCATGCTATAAATCACTCGATGAAAACCTAAACATATAAACCTTGGCAAATCTGTTCTCAAAAGAGCGGTATTTTGTGTCTTGCTTTAAATCCTAATTATAGTAGATATTTGTGTTCAGTTGTGCAGCATACGCATATtgtaataaagaagaaaaaaagctgcGTTAATGAACGCTCTTCAAATTTGTATTATTAAATATCAATACGTATTAAGTATGTGGTCAATAGATTTGTGCTCGTCCTTGCTTTGAGTTTTGCCGACACCATTAATTAAAAATTTCTTAGTTCTAACTTTATTAAATTTTCACtcgctatttaatttttttttaaattaagagtTTTCGTAAAATCttgtgtttatttaattttttctttaatggtaCCTATAACGTACCATACCTCCTCCTTCCATTTCCTTAATTGCTAGTGTCTTcatcgggcactgcctgaaataCACATTTTCTTGAGAAAGGATGACGCAAGAAGGATAGAGCCTTCCGGATCTAATTAAGTCCGTAGGTATACGGTTTCCATTAAACGTTTTAATCCAGCTGATACTGATACCATTTCACAGACCAGCGCTCTGTCACTGAACGACGCACCAACTTGAGTATTCTATGCCAGCCTTATCGCGATGCTATAGTGACGTGAAACCAATATCACTCTCACTCCCCCAGATTGGCAAGTAAGCCTTGCTAGGGTTTCATGTGCCGACCGCAGTTTGCTACAGAAAGCCACAGCTTATAGGGTGTCATGAACCAACAGTCACGTAACTTGTCGATTTAATATCTTAATTGTATTTGTACTTGTTTGTGACTACTACAGGTATGCGTGTCAATTTTAATCGGgtaaaataaaacagaacaagATATTGACAGAATAATCCGTACAAACGGTTAAGAAATAATGAATTCTGAGGGGCATCAATTGCCCATGGGTGATTATTTATTCGGTATTGTGcgttacaatattaaaatgagattaaatttttatatttttgtagataATTTCTTCTCTCAGACAATAGATCCCGCAGCACGAACATTTGCAACTGTGATGAATTAAGtagaaccactttttttttttccacgtccAAGGTGCTATACGaagtcattattcattattaggtttttatttctgattttatttcaCGTGATTATATATTCAGCTACAACAAAACTAGATACCGTTGTACGCACATAGATCTTGATGTTACttttcaacaaataaacttaGAAAGAACTGGTTGTGatatttaaataaatgataattcgTGATTGCAGGTAaacacattaatattaataaacttgTAAAGGGTCCAGACGTTGTAAAATTCAATGTGCCTCCCACTGCACGTATTAAAATTCCCCTACTCCCGTTAAACGGTTTTCTGTGGTTTTCCAGTGATAGTGTTGACTAACAAAAATGTTAAGATTGTAAATCAATATTCTACAATATTGGTGCCTTTGATGTGGGGAAGACAAGACTCTACTTAACAAATATAAAGACAGCAAATTGGAAATGTTTGATACTGGGCCATTTATGTTAAAACTAACTTTCGCCTAATAAACTATGTAAGTTATTTATACATGGTTCTCTGAACGATATGCAAATGTTTTCGTTATTAGtaatcatttagatatttttgctTTCACAGAAATGAATTGGTAATCTCAGAAAATATTTagtattttctaattattgtggGGATGTTCTAATATCCGCAGCATATTAATTAACAagaacaatattattatatatatatatatatattatatatatatatatatattatatatatatatatatataacttgatcacgaagtatataaaacatgatgctatgtataaataaaggttttgccacggaggaaaatgaaaggcgagagagccaagactTTTCGGTCTTACACGAACTCTTTGCTTGTGCCTAAGTTAAGGGTCGTGTTAgactgaaagttcttggctctctcgcctttcattttcctccgtggctaaatctttatatatatatattatatatatatatatatatatatatacagcattttTCTCATTTCAGTAGGAGAAAATAATTATCACCACACTTCTTGCAGGTTGTATAGGCAGCTTCACTGTTGTTGACGACTACGGGAGTCCAGAATTTACGAGTTATGAACTTTCTCACGACGATGAAGACCTCCATTAAAACGCGGCGCTGACACTCTCCCTGCTACGTACAATAAACTGTGATGGGGTTAACGCAAGACGAGTTTGCAAGCAACTTCGGGAATATTTCGCTGAAATGGTGAGCTGAATATAAAGATTTTAACCTTATGCTTTATTCATCTAAATTCTAGAGAAAtggaagaacaaaaaaaattgcatttttaaaacttaaaaaaaaggcgtgatccgatctccagttTACTCTGACTAGTGCAAGATTTTCAACTcacgcacaagttgtaaacattatatgctTAACTTTTAATGCAGATTAAAACGTGCTACaatatacggtcaaatagagccttgtttcacaaacgaaacctaaaataaatacaccatattttattagaaataatttttctgcgcTGTTTAACATGTAGTATAGGTGGTCGGCATTTTTTGAACCATAATATCATCGTtctttttcatcgtagaagaaaagtaagagcatatttggaatcttcGTAAAATGTCCTATCTGAATAGTGAattcctttttctcttcaactaatattaaagaagttagctTGGCCGTATATTCTGATCAAAACGCTATACCCGGTATACCCATCCCCCTAATACCAACGTTATTTTCTTATCCCAGAGGAAAAGTAACGACATATTTGGAATTCTCGTGAAAATTTCAATCAGtctaatgctttattttttctctacgaataataataaaaaaaattggcatgGCCAGAGATCCGGAGCAAAACGGCACTCAGGAAACCATCCCCTATCAAATGGTCggctttggttcaattcggtccagtagtttcgccgtctattgcgaacatacacatactatacatacaacaTGAATATAGGTCGCGACCAATCACcttaaatatgataatatgaatatatatata
The sequence above is drawn from the Macrobrachium nipponense isolate FS-2020 chromosome 32, ASM1510439v2, whole genome shotgun sequence genome and encodes:
- the LOC135207480 gene encoding probable peptidoglycan muropeptide transporter SLC46; the encoded protein is MTSSASETLPFTDMEENESERSDSELLNSSGYLPGEPLVECNSKKQGCCRRVLECIKMITVEPILLLDIVSWSLQSSLTTNLLLEKVCNERNYTSDICANLTAYQDIQAEVQQQVTLINMYKDLITVVPNVFFVLFIGAWSDKYGRKIPLTLPLCGSFFSTLILLANAYWMDLPAIFILFSTIPQVFTGGGMTMIMAAFAYITDITKPRSRTTRIALMDFSFVLGFPLGIWLSDIIYYELGYFGIYGISASLFFLTIMYSLIRIEDTRGPFSKLNLENVEFTQRPNNMLGDLFDTQNMKDSIAVCSKLRPNNGRGKILALMVSMFLTLFTFGTTNIAYLYVKRKFGWDYNQYVHLGIVKCFAGILGTGIVLPLLSYKLQVHDSILGIIGCFSSVASSIVTGFAPNSWYMYLSTVVGGLSGLAALVNRSILSKIVPDEEIGKVFSMTAAFETAVPLMSSPVYTLVYNNSITSFPGAVYLMTALFYVGPFCTYVWLFITRRLSVFEHHLIEENIPDIED